One genomic region from Cetobacterium sp. 8H encodes:
- a CDS encoding peptidylprolyl isomerase, whose amino-acid sequence MKIEEGKVVTLEFKVYDKNNGELLEDTKEVGPFFYIHGFGNFVPAIEEALEGKEKGYTTTIELTPEEGYGEYDEELVVEMDKSEFVEFEDIYEGLDFIADMDDGSEQSFVITSVEDEFVVADGNHPFAGKNLKFDVTVADVREATEEEIEHGHPHFHGFED is encoded by the coding sequence ATGAAAATAGAAGAAGGAAAAGTTGTAACACTTGAGTTTAAAGTTTACGACAAAAACAACGGAGAACTTTTAGAGGATACAAAAGAAGTAGGGCCATTTTTCTACATCCATGGATTTGGAAACTTTGTTCCAGCTATTGAAGAAGCTTTAGAAGGTAAAGAAAAAGGATACACAACAACTATCGAATTAACTCCTGAAGAAGGTTACGGAGAATATGATGAAGAATTAGTAGTAGAAATGGACAAATCAGAATTTGTTGAATTTGAAGATATCTATGAAGGTTTAGATTTTATCGCTGATATGGATGATGGTTCTGAGCAGTCATTTGTTATCACAAGTGTTGAAGATGAATTTGTTGTAGCTGATGGAAATCATCCATTTGCTGGTAAAAACTTAAAATTTGATGTTACTGTTGCTGATGTTAGAGAAGCTACTGAGGAGGAAATTGAGCACGGTCACCCTCATTTCCACGGTTTTGAAGACTAA
- a CDS encoding DJ-1/PfpI family protein gives MKKILIFVSNGFESLELSPFIDVFGWNNIIGNKKIFSQICAIHEQLNATWNLKIIPEINLKKDPIDLDEFDALIIPGGFGKAGFFNDIQSPELKSLLNHFIISNKIVIGICTGALALAINGFLKNVPATTYLLDNNRYFNQLINYGAIPVREDIVISGNIITSSGPSTSIDLAFYLLKCLTDEKNVLLIKKNMGFLK, from the coding sequence ATGAAAAAAATTTTAATTTTTGTTTCAAATGGCTTTGAAAGCCTTGAATTATCTCCCTTTATAGATGTATTCGGTTGGAATAATATTATTGGGAATAAAAAGATATTTTCACAAATTTGTGCGATTCATGAGCAACTTAATGCCACATGGAATTTAAAAATAATACCCGAAATAAATTTAAAAAAAGATCCTATAGATCTTGATGAATTTGATGCTTTAATAATTCCTGGAGGATTTGGTAAAGCTGGCTTTTTTAATGATATTCAATCTCCAGAGTTAAAATCCTTGTTAAATCATTTTATTATATCTAATAAAATTGTTATTGGTATTTGCACAGGAGCTCTTGCTTTAGCAATTAATGGTTTTTTAAAAAATGTTCCAGCTACTACATATCTTTTAGATAATAATCGATACTTCAATCAACTTATAAATTATGGTGCTATTCCAGTTAGAGAAGATATTGTTATCTCTGGAAATATAATTACTTCTTCGGGGCCTAGTACATCTATTGATTTAGCTTTTTATCTCTTAAAGTGCTTAACTGATGAGAAAAATGTTCTTTTAATTAAAAAAAATATGGGGTTTTTAAAATAA
- a CDS encoding aminotransferase class I/II-fold pyridoxal phosphate-dependent enzyme, which yields MTKLNQYQTPIFSTLKDVYAKRDITPFHVPGHKRGKGMDKEFYEFMGPNPFSIDVTIFKMVDGLHNPKSCIKEAQELAADAYGVKRTFFAVNGTSGAIQAMIMSVVKPGEKILVPRNVHKSVSGGIILSGSLPVYMNPEVDDELGIAHGVRPEVVENMLKQHPDTKAVLIINPTYYGAATDIKKIADIVHSYDIPLIVDEAHGAHLHFHEELPISAIDAGADICCQSTHKIIGAMTQMSMLHVNSSRVDANRIQQILSLLHTTSPSYPLMASLDCARRQIATEGRELLTRTLKLSRDLRAEINKIPGIFSFGKEIVGRYGIHDFDETKLSISARELGLTGFELETLLVDDYNIQVELSDFYNVLGLVTLGDDEVSTGKLLDALKDISKRFFGKGKKIGESVGKMPTVPEAVLIPREAFYSENNRVKFLESENKICAEMIMAYPPGIPVITPGERITKEIINYVQNLKAAKLHVQGMEDPELEYIRVIDEEDAVYLYTEKMKNKMFAVPMNLGANKAGIEFGPEVLEEYFPDTFGEMTYIDVEKQRENFNEWSLKYKNTILHTCEKLASAVNEAVRDGYRPITIGGDHSIALGSISGVALEKEVGVVWIDAHGDMNTDESTMSGNIHGMPLALLQGAGDRDLVNCFYEGAKIDSKNVVILGARDLDVKEREVIEELGVKVIPYDEVVHKGLENVLDEIRDYLKIDNIHISFDVDSVDPEFAPGVSTPVRNGFTPEEMFKTFRFLFKNYSITSVDIVEYNPVNDKNEKTMNFVNDLAEFVLNPNI from the coding sequence ATGACTAAATTAAATCAATATCAAACACCTATATTCTCAACACTGAAGGACGTATATGCAAAAAGAGATATAACTCCTTTTCATGTTCCAGGACATAAGAGAGGAAAGGGAATGGATAAAGAGTTTTACGAGTTTATGGGACCAAATCCCTTCTCAATTGATGTAACTATTTTTAAAATGGTTGATGGATTACACAATCCTAAAAGCTGTATAAAGGAAGCACAAGAATTAGCAGCTGACGCTTATGGAGTAAAAAGAACATTCTTTGCTGTCAACGGAACATCAGGAGCAATTCAAGCTATGATTATGTCTGTTGTAAAACCAGGAGAGAAAATATTAGTCCCAAGAAACGTACATAAATCAGTTTCTGGAGGAATTATTTTAAGTGGATCGTTACCAGTGTATATGAATCCCGAAGTTGACGATGAATTAGGAATAGCTCATGGAGTTAGACCAGAAGTTGTTGAAAACATGTTAAAACAGCATCCAGATACAAAGGCAGTTTTAATTATAAATCCAACATACTACGGAGCGGCAACAGATATTAAAAAAATTGCCGATATAGTTCATAGCTATGATATTCCTTTAATAGTTGATGAGGCTCATGGAGCTCACTTACACTTCCACGAAGAGTTACCAATTTCTGCTATAGATGCAGGGGCAGATATATGTTGTCAAAGTACACATAAAATAATTGGAGCGATGACTCAAATGTCAATGCTACATGTAAATTCTTCAAGAGTTGATGCAAATAGAATTCAACAAATTTTAAGTTTGTTACATACAACATCACCATCTTATCCTTTAATGGCTTCATTAGATTGTGCAAGAAGACAGATAGCAACAGAAGGAAGAGAGTTGTTAACAAGAACATTAAAACTATCTAGAGATTTAAGAGCTGAAATAAATAAAATACCAGGAATTTTCTCTTTCGGAAAAGAGATTGTTGGAAGATATGGGATTCATGATTTCGATGAGACAAAACTTTCAATCTCTGCAAGAGAGTTAGGACTAACTGGTTTCGAATTAGAAACACTTCTAGTAGATGACTACAATATTCAAGTAGAACTTTCAGATTTCTATAATGTTTTAGGATTAGTGACATTAGGAGACGATGAAGTAAGTACAGGTAAACTATTAGATGCATTAAAAGATATTAGCAAAAGATTCTTTGGAAAAGGGAAAAAAATAGGTGAATCAGTTGGGAAAATGCCAACAGTTCCTGAAGCAGTTTTAATTCCAAGAGAGGCTTTCTATAGTGAAAATAACAGAGTTAAATTCTTAGAAAGTGAAAATAAAATATGCGCTGAAATGATTATGGCTTATCCGCCAGGAATTCCTGTAATAACTCCTGGAGAAAGAATAACAAAAGAGATAATAAACTATGTTCAAAATCTAAAAGCTGCGAAGTTACATGTTCAAGGAATGGAAGATCCTGAATTAGAATATATTAGAGTTATAGATGAAGAAGATGCTGTGTATCTATATACAGAAAAAATGAAAAACAAAATGTTTGCTGTTCCAATGAACTTAGGAGCGAATAAAGCTGGTATAGAGTTCGGACCAGAAGTTTTAGAAGAGTATTTCCCAGATACATTTGGTGAAATGACATATATAGATGTAGAAAAACAAAGAGAGAATTTTAATGAGTGGTCATTAAAATATAAAAATACAATACTTCATACTTGTGAAAAGTTAGCATCAGCAGTTAATGAAGCTGTAAGAGATGGATATAGACCAATAACAATAGGTGGAGACCATTCAATAGCTTTAGGTTCAATTTCTGGGGTTGCACTAGAAAAAGAGGTTGGAGTAGTATGGATTGATGCTCATGGAGATATGAATACAGATGAATCAACAATGTCTGGAAATATTCATGGAATGCCATTAGCTCTTTTACAAGGTGCTGGAGATAGAGACTTAGTAAACTGTTTCTATGAAGGAGCTAAAATTGATAGCAAAAATGTTGTAATTTTAGGTGCTAGAGATTTAGATGTAAAAGAAAGAGAAGTTATTGAAGAACTTGGTGTAAAAGTAATTCCTTATGACGAAGTTGTTCATAAAGGACTAGAAAATGTTTTAGATGAGATAAGAGACTATTTAAAAATAGACAATATCCATATAAGTTTCGACGTAGATTCTGTAGATCCAGAGTTTGCACCTGGAGTAAGCACACCTGTAAGAAATGGGTTTACACCTGAAGAGATGTTCAAAACATTTAGATTTTTATTCAAAAACTATTCTATAACATCTGTTGATATTGTAGAATATAATCCAGTAAATGATAAAAATGAAAAGACAATGAATTTTGTAAATGATTTAGCGGAGTTCGTACTAAATCCAAATATATAG
- a CDS encoding MurR/RpiR family transcriptional regulator: MKKAVLADLEGNYSTYSKSFKKIVDFIKHNQSIVSFISINELAKETGTSPATITRFSKSLGFKGYPDFQRVFQKDVEISTSQMKEFRQEIDSSDEDGILLEIINTNIELLEGMDTVAIESQLEKAMEMIKESRKLYILGARGSYALAYYLYFMLKELREDVELMISGASDFTDRLLYSKPDDLLFTISFHPYTNFTCQVTEFFKEQGNKIITMTDKKDSILGNMSDLVITTKNGGKAYTFVPGIVILNALLLKFGRENKDESIEKLDKLKNITDRFNIYQR; this comes from the coding sequence ATGAAAAAGGCGGTATTAGCTGATTTAGAGGGAAATTATTCAACGTATAGCAAGAGTTTTAAAAAAATTGTAGACTTTATAAAACATAATCAAAGTATAGTTTCTTTTATTTCAATAAATGAACTTGCAAAAGAGACTGGAACAAGTCCTGCTACAATAACAAGATTTTCAAAAAGTTTAGGGTTTAAAGGTTACCCAGATTTTCAAAGAGTTTTTCAAAAAGATGTTGAGATATCAACTTCTCAAATGAAAGAGTTTAGACAAGAGATAGATTCTTCTGACGAGGATGGAATTCTTTTAGAAATTATAAATACAAATATAGAACTTTTAGAAGGAATGGATACAGTAGCGATTGAGTCTCAGCTTGAAAAAGCTATGGAGATGATAAAAGAAAGTAGAAAATTATACATACTAGGTGCAAGAGGGTCATACGCATTAGCTTATTATTTATACTTTATGCTAAAAGAATTAAGAGAAGACGTAGAATTAATGATTTCTGGAGCTTCAGATTTCACTGATAGACTTCTTTATTCTAAACCAGATGATTTGTTATTCACAATATCTTTTCATCCATATACAAACTTTACATGTCAAGTTACAGAATTTTTTAAAGAACAAGGTAATAAAATTATAACTATGACAGATAAAAAAGACTCTATATTAGGTAATATGTCTGATTTAGTAATCACTACTAAAAATGGTGGAAAAGCTTATACATTTGTTCCTGGAATTGTAATTTTAAATGCATTGCTTTTAAAATTTGGAAGGGAAAATAAAGATGAAAGCATTGAAAAATTAGATAAGTTAAAAAACATAACTGATAGATTTAACATATATCAAAGATAA
- a CDS encoding APC family permease, producing MKQNLEKRYGFSVAFSMVVGIVIGIGIFFKANQILTASKMNPKIAIAAWILGGVISILSGLTAAEVGAAIPETGGMIAWIKRIYGKRIAFLVGWAQLIIYFPALIGLIAYYFAVFTGSFLNVDPSNTKFLGITAFLAISFLYAINIFTKSVGGKIQTFATAAKIIPLLLITVFGFLSTNNSEGIFYMTETTKVVTSESPLILLGLSLVPVMFAFDGWIYVGTIAGDLKNVKKDLPKAIILGLGFIAIFYVLLNVALLNVFTSEELVKLGMFGVATELFGSMGAKFIFLGIMISAFGGLNGMILASTRIPYTLAIEGNLPKKEFFGKIDEVHKQPINSSIIMYALSTVYLVAMILTGNPDVFGDIPVALFWLFYCLVFFGLFILRKREPNLERPYVVPFYPIVPILALIGGVSIFIYAAISNPTYMGISVALTLTGLFIYRENK from the coding sequence ATGAAACAAAACTTAGAAAAAAGATATGGATTTTCAGTAGCCTTTTCTATGGTTGTTGGAATTGTTATAGGTATTGGAATATTCTTTAAAGCCAATCAAATATTAACAGCCTCAAAAATGAACCCTAAAATAGCTATAGCAGCTTGGATTTTAGGAGGAGTAATATCAATACTTTCAGGATTAACGGCAGCCGAAGTGGGGGCAGCAATTCCTGAAACTGGTGGAATGATTGCTTGGATAAAAAGAATATATGGAAAGAGAATAGCATTTTTAGTGGGATGGGCTCAATTAATCATATATTTTCCGGCACTAATAGGACTAATAGCATACTATTTTGCAGTATTTACGGGAAGTTTTTTGAATGTAGATCCTTCAAATACAAAGTTTTTAGGAATAACAGCCTTTTTAGCAATAAGTTTCTTATATGCAATTAATATATTTACGAAAAGTGTTGGAGGAAAAATTCAAACGTTTGCAACAGCAGCTAAAATTATACCACTGCTATTAATAACTGTATTTGGATTTCTTTCAACAAATAACTCTGAAGGTATATTTTATATGACAGAAACAACTAAAGTAGTAACGTCAGAATCACCGTTAATTTTACTAGGTTTATCTCTTGTACCAGTAATGTTTGCATTTGATGGTTGGATATATGTTGGAACTATAGCAGGAGATTTAAAAAATGTAAAAAAAGATCTTCCTAAAGCTATAATTTTAGGACTAGGATTTATAGCAATATTTTATGTTCTTTTAAATGTTGCTCTATTAAATGTATTTACATCAGAAGAGCTTGTTAAGTTAGGAATGTTTGGAGTTGCTACTGAGCTATTTGGATCGATGGGAGCAAAATTCATATTCTTAGGAATAATGATTTCAGCTTTTGGTGGTTTAAATGGAATGATTTTAGCATCAACTAGAATACCATATACTTTGGCTATTGAAGGGAATTTACCTAAAAAAGAATTTTTTGGAAAGATTGATGAAGTGCACAAGCAACCAATAAATTCATCAATAATAATGTATGCACTGTCTACAGTATACTTAGTAGCAATGATATTAACTGGAAATCCAGATGTATTTGGAGATATTCCGGTAGCATTATTCTGGTTATTCTATTGTTTAGTATTCTTTGGATTATTTATCTTAAGAAAAAGAGAGCCTAATTTAGAGAGACCATACGTAGTTCCGTTTTACCCAATTGTTCCAATTTTAGCATTAATAGGTGGAGTATCTATATTCATATATGCAGCTATATCAAACCCTACATATATGGGAATATCAGTTGCTTTAACATTGACAGGACTATTTATTTATAGAGAAAATAAATAA
- a CDS encoding short-chain fatty acid transporter, whose protein sequence is MKNTTINNKKSLNLFEKFTQLCVTIMQKYLPDAFLFAAILTFIVFAATTLMTKQTPFSVAMHWGNGVWSLLSFSMQMVMVLVTGHTLATAPLFKKVLNKLSDLPKSPLQAIMYVTFVSGVACILNWGFGLVIGAIYAKEIAKKVKGVDYRLLIASAYSGFLLWHGGISGSIPLTLASGNLSKATAGALNDGISTTQTLFSSYNLIILFTLLFTLPLLNAAMHPKNIEDVFQVDPALLEDDVNPVIIDKTNMTPADKIENSPVVNMIIGALGYTYIIGYFMQKGFDLNLNIVNMIFLITAIVAHRTPKNLLFAFGNACKGASGIILQFPFYAGIMGMMVGQNIEGASLAGIISQSFISSSSALSFPGLTFLSAGIVNFFVPSGGGQWAVQAPIMMPASLELGVSAAKTGMAIAWGDAWTNMIQPFWALPALGIAKLGAKDIMGYGVIITIYSGIIITLGLTFL, encoded by the coding sequence TTGAAAAATACGACAATTAATAATAAAAAATCTTTGAATCTATTTGAAAAGTTTACACAATTATGTGTTACAATTATGCAAAAATATCTTCCTGACGCATTTTTATTTGCGGCCATTCTTACTTTTATAGTTTTTGCTGCAACTACGCTTATGACTAAACAAACTCCCTTTTCTGTAGCTATGCACTGGGGAAATGGTGTTTGGTCTTTACTTTCTTTTTCAATGCAAATGGTTATGGTTTTAGTTACAGGTCACACTCTTGCTACTGCTCCATTATTTAAAAAAGTTTTAAATAAACTTTCGGATTTACCTAAATCCCCACTTCAAGCTATTATGTATGTAACTTTTGTATCAGGGGTTGCATGTATTTTAAACTGGGGATTTGGTCTAGTTATTGGAGCCATCTATGCTAAAGAGATTGCAAAAAAAGTTAAAGGTGTTGATTATAGACTTCTTATTGCATCAGCATACTCAGGATTTTTGCTTTGGCATGGTGGAATATCTGGTTCAATTCCATTAACACTTGCTTCTGGAAACCTATCTAAAGCTACTGCTGGAGCTTTAAATGATGGTATATCTACAACACAAACTCTTTTTTCATCATATAACTTAATTATTCTTTTTACACTTCTATTTACACTACCTTTATTAAATGCAGCAATGCACCCTAAAAATATAGAAGATGTATTTCAAGTGGATCCAGCTCTTCTTGAAGATGATGTAAATCCTGTCATCATAGATAAAACCAATATGACACCAGCCGATAAAATTGAAAATAGTCCTGTTGTTAATATGATTATTGGTGCTTTAGGATATACTTATATTATTGGATACTTTATGCAAAAAGGATTTGATTTAAATTTAAATATTGTTAATATGATTTTCTTGATTACAGCTATTGTTGCTCACAGAACACCTAAAAATCTTTTATTTGCTTTTGGAAATGCTTGTAAAGGAGCTTCTGGTATTATATTGCAGTTCCCATTCTATGCAGGTATAATGGGAATGATGGTTGGACAAAATATTGAAGGAGCTTCACTTGCAGGTATTATTTCTCAAAGTTTTATCAGTTCATCGAGTGCTCTTTCTTTTCCTGGTTTAACTTTCTTAAGTGCAGGAATCGTAAACTTCTTTGTTCCTTCTGGTGGTGGGCAATGGGCAGTTCAAGCTCCCATCATGATGCCTGCTAGTTTAGAACTGGGAGTTTCTGCAGCCAAAACAGGAATGGCTATTGCTTGGGGAGATGCTTGGACAAATATGATCCAACCATTCTGGGCTCTTCCTGCCCTTGGAATAGCAAAACTTGGAGCGAAAGATATCATGGGATATGGTGTTATTATAACAATCTATTCTGGAATTATCATAACTTTAGGTTTAACTTTCCTATAA
- a CDS encoding electron transfer flavoprotein subunit alpha/FixB family protein: MNLNEYKGILVFAEQREGVLQNVGLELIGKGKELAASLGEKVTAVLLGYNVEHLVKDLIAYGADEVVVVDSKELSIYDTEAYTQAFTAVINNKKPEVVLIGATTLGRDLGPRISSRCETGLTADCTMLEIGENRELLMTRPAFGGNLMATIICPDHRPQMSTVRPGVMTRLSKDENRQGAVLNFKVNFDHSKMKVKVLNIIKEAKAKVDITEAKILVSGGRGVGAQNGFDNLELLANELGGVASASRALVDAGIVSHDRQVGQTGKTVRPDVYFAFGISGAIQHLAGMEESEYIIAVNKDKSAPIFGSADLGLVTDLGKTIPYLIEEIRKAKAEK, translated from the coding sequence ATGAATTTAAATGAATATAAAGGGATCCTTGTTTTTGCTGAGCAAAGAGAGGGAGTACTACAAAACGTTGGATTAGAATTGATTGGAAAAGGAAAAGAGTTAGCCGCATCTTTAGGTGAAAAAGTGACAGCTGTTCTTTTAGGATATAACGTTGAACACCTAGTAAAGGACTTGATTGCATATGGTGCTGATGAGGTTGTTGTAGTTGATTCTAAAGAGTTATCAATCTATGATACTGAAGCTTATACTCAAGCTTTTACTGCTGTAATAAACAACAAAAAACCTGAGGTAGTTCTTATCGGAGCGACAACTTTAGGAAGAGATTTAGGACCAAGAATATCTTCAAGATGTGAAACTGGACTTACTGCAGACTGTACAATGTTAGAGATTGGAGAAAATAGAGAGCTACTGATGACAAGACCAGCTTTTGGTGGAAACCTAATGGCTACAATCATTTGTCCTGATCACAGACCGCAGATGTCCACAGTTAGACCTGGAGTAATGACTAGATTATCTAAAGATGAAAATAGACAAGGAGCTGTTCTTAATTTTAAAGTTAATTTTGACCACTCTAAAATGAAAGTTAAAGTTTTAAATATAATAAAAGAAGCTAAAGCTAAAGTGGATATAACTGAAGCTAAGATTCTTGTTTCAGGTGGAAGAGGAGTTGGAGCTCAAAATGGTTTTGATAACTTGGAGCTTTTAGCTAATGAGTTAGGAGGAGTTGCATCTGCATCTAGAGCACTTGTTGATGCTGGAATTGTAAGTCATGATAGACAAGTTGGGCAGACTGGAAAAACAGTTAGACCGGATGTATATTTTGCATTTGGAATTTCTGGAGCGATACAGCACTTAGCAGGAATGGAAGAATCAGAATATATTATTGCTGTAAATAAGGATAAATCAGCACCTATATTTGGTTCAGCAGATTTAGGACTTGTTACTGATTTAGGAAAAACTATACCTTACTTAATTGAAGAGATCAGAAAAGCTAAAGCTGAAAAATAA
- a CDS encoding electron transfer flavoprotein subunit beta/FixA family protein, protein MNIVVCIKQVPDTTEIRLDPVKGTLIRDGVPSIINPDDKGGLEEALKLKDKFGAHITAITMGPLQADAALREAIAMGVDRAILLTDRKFAGADTLATSHAISAALSELDYDLIIAGRQAIDGDTAQVGPQIAEFLNVPQITYVKDIEFDGKKTFEVKRSTEEGYMLLQVETPCLMTVLAEANKPRYMNVKNIVDAFDKEVEIWGVDRLSDIDETKLGLNGSPTKVKKSFTKGIKAVGQLYEVDPQEAAKIIVDKLKEKFVI, encoded by the coding sequence ATGAATATAGTTGTGTGTATAAAACAAGTACCTGATACTACAGAGATTAGATTAGATCCTGTAAAAGGAACACTTATCAGAGATGGAGTTCCTAGTATAATAAATCCAGATGATAAGGGTGGATTAGAAGAAGCATTAAAATTAAAAGATAAATTTGGAGCGCATATAACAGCAATTACAATGGGACCTCTTCAAGCAGATGCAGCTCTTAGAGAAGCGATTGCTATGGGAGTAGATAGAGCTATTCTTTTAACAGATAGAAAGTTTGCAGGAGCGGATACTTTAGCTACATCACACGCTATTTCTGCTGCACTTAGTGAATTAGATTATGATTTAATAATTGCGGGTAGACAAGCTATCGATGGAGATACTGCGCAAGTAGGACCACAAATTGCTGAGTTTTTAAATGTTCCTCAAATTACATATGTAAAAGATATTGAATTTGATGGAAAGAAAACATTTGAAGTTAAAAGATCAACAGAGGAAGGATACATGTTATTACAAGTTGAGACTCCTTGTTTAATGACTGTTTTAGCAGAAGCTAATAAACCAAGATACATGAATGTTAAAAATATTGTAGATGCATTCGATAAAGAGGTTGAAATTTGGGGAGTGGATAGATTATCTGATATAGATGAAACAAAACTTGGATTAAACGGATCGCCTACAAAAGTTAAAAAATCGTTTACTAAAGGTATTAAAGCGGTTGGACAACTTTATGAAGTTGACCCTCAAGAGGCAGCAAAAATTATCGTTGATAAATTAAAAGAAAAATTTGTAATCTAA
- a CDS encoding acyl-CoA dehydrogenase: MDFTLTKSQELFKQMITSFAENEVKPLAAEIDEEERFPVETVEKMSKIGMMGITVPKQYGGAGGDQIMYTMAVEELSKVCGTTGVILSAHTSLGVAPILEFGTEEQKQKYLPKMASGEWVGAFGLTEPNAGTDAAGQQTTAWFDEKTNEWVLNGSKIFITNAGYAHVYIIFAMTDKSLGLKGITSFIVEADTPGFSVGKKEKKLGIKGSATCELIFEDCRIPKDNILGAIGKGFKIAMMTLDGGRIGIAAQALGIAGGALDETVKYVCERKQFGKPLSKFQNTQFQIADMYAKVEAAKHLVYKAAWKKSRKENYSLDAATAKLFAAEAAMDVTTKAVQLHGGYGYTREYPVERMMRDAKITEIYEGTSEVQRMVIAGSLLK, translated from the coding sequence ATGGATTTTACATTAACTAAATCGCAAGAACTTTTTAAGCAAATGATAACTTCTTTTGCTGAAAATGAAGTGAAACCTCTTGCTGCTGAAATTGATGAGGAAGAAAGATTCCCGGTTGAAACAGTTGAAAAAATGAGTAAAATTGGAATGATGGGAATTACTGTACCTAAACAATATGGTGGTGCAGGTGGAGACCAGATCATGTATACTATGGCTGTTGAAGAACTTTCAAAAGTTTGTGGTACTACAGGTGTTATTCTTTCTGCTCATACATCTTTAGGTGTTGCACCTATTTTAGAATTTGGTACTGAAGAGCAAAAGCAAAAGTATCTTCCTAAGATGGCTTCTGGTGAATGGGTTGGGGCTTTTGGATTAACTGAACCTAACGCTGGAACTGACGCTGCAGGACAACAAACAACTGCATGGTTTGATGAAAAAACTAATGAATGGGTATTAAACGGTTCTAAAATATTTATAACTAATGCTGGTTATGCTCATGTTTATATTATATTTGCTATGACAGATAAGTCTTTAGGATTAAAAGGTATCACATCATTTATTGTTGAAGCTGATACTCCTGGATTCTCTGTTGGTAAAAAAGAGAAAAAACTTGGAATTAAAGGATCTGCAACTTGTGAGTTAATATTTGAAGATTGTAGAATTCCTAAAGATAATATTCTTGGAGCTATTGGAAAAGGATTTAAAATTGCAATGATGACCCTTGATGGAGGAAGAATTGGAATTGCTGCTCAAGCTTTAGGTATTGCTGGTGGAGCTTTAGATGAAACTGTTAAATATGTTTGTGAGAGAAAACAATTTGGAAAACCTCTTTCTAAATTCCAAAATACTCAGTTCCAAATAGCTGATATGTACGCTAAAGTGGAAGCTGCAAAACATCTTGTTTATAAAGCTGCATGGAAAAAATCTAGAAAAGAAAACTATTCATTGGATGCTGCTACAGCAAAACTATTTGCTGCTGAAGCTGCAATGGATGTTACAACAAAAGCTGTTCAATTACACGGTGGATACGGATATACTAGAGAATATCCTGTTGAAAGAATGATGAGAGACGCTAAGATTACTGAAATTTATGAAGGAACTTCAGAAGTACAAAGAATGGTTATCGCAGGATCATTACTAAAGTAA